Proteins found in one Ischnura elegans chromosome 11, ioIscEleg1.1, whole genome shotgun sequence genomic segment:
- the LOC124168248 gene encoding cytochrome c oxidase subunit 7A2, mitochondrial, translated as MNCLRKTVVLAQASRRLASTGTSPVSPALKAKQEMFQVPDGRPVHLKGGPMDTMLYYTTMGLSGAALMFCFKVYYDLSVPRK; from the exons ATGAATTGCCTACGA AAAACAGTCGTTCTTGCCCAAGCTAGTCGGAGACTTGCTAGCACTGGAACATCGCCGGTGTCTCCTGCCCTTAAAGCGAAACAGGAAATGTTCCAG GTTCCAGACGGCAGACCAGTCCATCTGAAAGGAGGTCCGATGGACACGATGTTATATTACACTACAATGGGATTGTCAGGTGCTGCCCTGATGTTTTGTTTTAAAGTATACTATGATTTATCTGTACCCAGAAAGTAA